A genomic region of Ewingella sp. CoE-038-23 contains the following coding sequences:
- the dppD gene encoding dipeptide ABC transporter ATP-binding protein has translation METTLIKDVPVGKTLLTVDKLSVHFGDEGTPFRAVDRISYSVKQGEVVGIVGESGSGKSVSSLALMGLIDFPGKVMAETLEFGGRDLQKMSEKERRQIVGAEVAMIFQDPMTSLNPCYTVGFQIMEAIKVHQGGNRKTRRQRTIDLLTLVGIPDPASRLDVYPHQLSGGMSQRVMIAMAIACRPKLLIADEPTTALDVTIQAQIIELLLELQQKENMALMLITHDLALVAEAAQHIIVMYAGQVVESARASEIFRAPRHPYTQALLRSLPEFAADKARLQSLPGVVPGKYDRPNGCLLNPRCPYANDRCRKEEPALRDLSNGRQSKCHYPLDDAGRPTYES, from the coding sequence ATGGAAACCACATTGATTAAAGATGTACCGGTTGGCAAAACCCTGCTGACCGTAGATAAGCTTTCCGTTCACTTTGGTGACGAAGGCACGCCGTTCCGCGCGGTTGACCGTATCAGCTACAGCGTTAAACAGGGCGAAGTGGTCGGCATTGTTGGCGAGTCCGGCTCGGGTAAATCCGTCAGTTCACTGGCGCTGATGGGGTTGATCGACTTCCCCGGCAAAGTGATGGCTGAGACGCTTGAGTTTGGTGGTCGCGACCTGCAAAAAATGAGCGAAAAAGAGCGTCGTCAGATTGTCGGTGCCGAAGTCGCGATGATTTTCCAGGACCCGATGACCAGCCTCAACCCGTGCTACACCGTAGGGTTCCAGATCATGGAAGCCATCAAGGTGCATCAGGGCGGCAACCGCAAAACGCGTCGTCAGCGCACTATTGACCTGCTGACGCTGGTGGGCATTCCTGATCCCGCTTCACGCCTTGATGTTTATCCGCACCAGCTTTCGGGCGGCATGAGCCAGCGCGTGATGATTGCCATGGCGATTGCTTGCCGTCCAAAACTGTTGATTGCCGATGAGCCGACCACCGCGCTCGACGTGACCATTCAGGCGCAGATCATTGAGCTGCTGCTGGAGCTGCAACAGAAAGAGAACATGGCGCTGATGCTGATCACGCACGACCTGGCACTGGTTGCCGAGGCCGCGCAGCACATCATCGTGATGTACGCCGGGCAGGTGGTGGAATCAGCCCGCGCCTCGGAAATTTTCCGCGCGCCGCGCCACCCGTACACCCAAGCCCTGTTGCGTTCCCTGCCGGAATTTGCGGCGGACAAGGCCCGTTTGCAGTCATTACCGGGCGTCGTGCCGGGTAAATATGACCGCCCGAACGGCTGCCTGCTCAACCCGCGCTGCCCGTATGCTAACGATCGCTGCCGTAAAGAAGAACCTGCACTGCGCGACTTGAGCAATGGACGCCAGTCGAAGTGCCACTACCCGCTCGATGATGCCGGGAGACCAACCTATGAGTCATGA